One Hordeum vulgare subsp. vulgare chromosome 4H, MorexV3_pseudomolecules_assembly, whole genome shotgun sequence DNA window includes the following coding sequences:
- the LOC123447203 gene encoding flowering-promoting factor 1-like protein 5, whose translation MAAGGVWVFRKDGVMELEREASSRKALVYVPANETMRSLRALERRLGSLGWERYYEDRAVVQLHRRDGSVDLITLPRDFARFRSIHMFDVVVKNRGHFRVVDL comes from the coding sequence ATGGCGGCGGGCGGCGTGTGGGTGTTCCGGAAGGACGGGGTGATGGAGCTGGAGCGGGAGGCGTCGAGCAGGAAGGCGCTGGTGTACGTGCCGGCGAACGAGACGATGCGGTCCCTGCGGGCGCTGGAGCGGCGGCTTGGGTCGCTGGGATGGGAGCGCTACTACGAGGACCGCGCCGTCGTGCAGCTCCACCGCCGCGACGGCAGCGTCGACCTTATCACGCTCCCGCGAGACTTTGCGCGGTTCCGCTCGATCCACATGTTCGACGTCGTCGTCAAGAACCGAGGCCACTTCAGGGTCGTCGACCTCTAA